The following proteins come from a genomic window of Elusimicrobiota bacterium:
- a CDS encoding 30S ribosomal protein S12, which translates to MPTTNQLVRAGRSPMVYKTKAPALKSSPQRRGVCTRVYTTTPKKPNSALRKVARVKLSTGMEVTAYIPGVGHNLQEHSIVLVRGGRVKDLPGVRYHIVRGPLDATGVNDRRQGRSKYGAKRPKAGDKK; encoded by the coding sequence ATGCCGACCACCAACCAATTGGTTCGCGCCGGAAGATCGCCGATGGTCTACAAGACCAAGGCGCCGGCCCTCAAATCTTCGCCCCAGCGACGGGGCGTGTGCACCCGCGTGTACACCACGACGCCGAAAAAGCCGAACTCCGCCCTCCGCAAGGTCGCGCGCGTGAAGCTGTCGACGGGCATGGAAGTCACCGCCTACATTCCGGGCGTGGGACACAATTTGCAGGAGCACTCGATTGTTTTGGTGCGGGGCGGCCGTGTGAAGGATTTGCCCGGCGTGCGTTACCACATTGTGCGCGGACCCCTCGACGCCACCGGCGTCAACGACCGCCGACAGGGCCGTTCCAAATACGGCGCCAAGCGGCCCAAAGCCGGCGACAAGAAATAA
- the rpsG gene encoding 30S ribosomal protein S7 → MPRKQLKPRERRGIPDPDFKFGSVLAARFLGRINFEGKKMTAEKIFYGAMDQVQKKTGEDPMAVFTRAIENARPLMEVRPRRVGGATYQVPIEVRPERGQTIAFKWILQISRGKSGKPMADRVAEEILLCAKKEGPVMKKREDTHKMAEANQAFAHYRW, encoded by the coding sequence ATGCCCCGCAAACAACTCAAACCCCGCGAACGCCGTGGAATCCCGGACCCGGATTTCAAATTCGGTTCCGTTTTGGCCGCCCGCTTCCTGGGTCGGATTAATTTCGAAGGAAAGAAAATGACGGCGGAGAAGATTTTCTACGGCGCCATGGACCAGGTCCAGAAAAAAACCGGCGAAGACCCCATGGCCGTCTTCACCCGCGCGATCGAGAACGCCCGTCCTTTGATGGAAGTGCGCCCCCGCCGCGTCGGCGGCGCCACCTACCAAGTGCCCATCGAAGTTCGCCCCGAGCGCGGTCAGACGATCGCCTTCAAATGGATTTTGCAGATCTCCCGCGGCAAATCGGGGAAACCCATGGCCGACCGGGTGGCCGAAGAGATTTTGCTCTGCGCCAAAAAAGAAGGGCCCGTCATGAAAAAACGGGAAGACACGCACAAGATGGCCGAGGCAAACCAAGCCTTCGCCCACTATCGTTGGTAA
- the rpoC gene encoding DNA-directed RNA polymerase subunit beta' — MTTLFAERKKESAKKKPAAGLNFTGFDAVRITIASPEQISSWSHGEVRKPETINYRTFKPERDGLFCERIFGPVRDWECNCGKFKFIKYKGVVCDRCGVEVTESKVRRERMGHIELAVPVAHVWFLRKSPSRMGTLLGMKLSDIEKVVYYARHAVLEDFKDADGKVKYKARQLLTDEEVHKAKEETKGKVAVGIGAGAIRQLLEEIDVKKDAIEVRAQLKVASSETEKTRLVKRLRVLDGFVRSGTRPENMVLTVLPVIPPDLRPLVPLEGGRFATSDLNDLYRRIINRNNRLKHIEGLRAPEVMVHNEKRLLQEAVDALLENGVHGKVVVGAGNRPLKSLSDILKGKQGRFRQNLLGKRVDYSGRSVIVVGPNLKLHQCGLPKEMALELFKPFIIHELMKRENCTLRAAKRMLERVKPEVWDILEQVTKNHPVLLNRAPTLHRLGIQAFEPVLIEGKAIQLHPLTCAAFNADFDGDQMAVHVPLSLEAQLEARLLMMATNNILSPASGKPIAVPAQDMVLGCAYLTKEKVGVPGEGQLFGSRSEVVAVYQTGAVDLHARIKVRGVTKFEEEGLANKDFHNGAKWKIYTTVGRVIFNEVVPEELGFVNQAVTKKELVGLVDRCYRELGLVRTVRFLDEIKRLGYRYATEAGLSISISDMHIPKLKEELVKKARHEIKDIEKQSKAGVITDSERYNKIIDLWTHVTDQIADVMFDEMKKTEQAVYKVGEAKFNSVYMMADSGARGSRQQIRQLAGMRGLMQKPQKKITGAVGEIIESPIISNFREGLTVLEYFISTHGGRKGLADTALKTADAGYLTRRLVDVAHDITIALDDCGTINGIRIGTIRSGEDIIEPLEERLVGRVPLDSVVNPLTDEQIVKAGEMITAAKAKQVAAAGIDRIRIRSVLTCEAVYGVCGKCYGLNLATGRPVEVGEAVGVIAAQSIGEPGTQLTLRTFHIGGTASRVIQRSQIAAEKGGTVKFQNLRTIKNREGLLVSVARNGVLALREPGGAEKEHYDIPFGARLRVAEGKKVESGEIMAEWDPYSLPIVTEHEGTVKLQDVIDGITMHEEKNRITGLIERVIIEHRAEQLHPQVVIMDGGKKKASYPLPVDTNIVVHDGDKVEPGDVLAKIPQEVSKTKDITGGLPRVAELFEARKPRNSAVISEIDGVVKLGQTARGTMKVTVTNEETSLARDYNIPQGKHLVVYEGDRVGVGEPLTDGAVNPHDILRVRGAKEVQEFLVNEIQEVYRLQGVGMNDKHIEVIVRQMLSNVQITKSGDTDFLLGEVVSKTRFNAENKRVQEAGGELAEVQPVLLGITKASLSSDSFISAASFQETTRVLTDAASSGQSDPLRGLKENVIIGHLIPTGSGHYDRQRQAKLKSLAKAS; from the coding sequence GTGACGACGCTTTTCGCGGAACGAAAGAAAGAAAGCGCCAAAAAGAAGCCCGCGGCGGGATTGAACTTCACCGGTTTTGACGCGGTGCGGATCACGATTGCCTCGCCCGAGCAGATCTCCTCCTGGAGCCACGGGGAAGTCCGCAAGCCCGAAACCATCAATTACCGCACGTTCAAACCCGAGAGAGACGGTTTGTTCTGCGAACGCATTTTCGGGCCCGTCCGCGATTGGGAATGCAATTGCGGCAAGTTCAAATTTATAAAGTACAAGGGCGTGGTGTGCGATCGGTGCGGCGTTGAAGTCACGGAATCCAAGGTTCGTCGCGAACGCATGGGGCACATCGAGCTCGCCGTTCCGGTGGCGCACGTGTGGTTCCTGCGCAAATCGCCGTCCCGCATGGGCACGCTGTTGGGCATGAAATTGTCCGATATCGAAAAAGTGGTTTACTACGCCCGCCACGCCGTTTTGGAAGATTTCAAAGACGCCGACGGCAAGGTGAAGTACAAAGCCCGCCAGCTTTTGACCGACGAGGAAGTTCACAAGGCCAAAGAAGAAACCAAAGGCAAAGTGGCCGTGGGCATCGGCGCCGGGGCGATCCGCCAGCTCCTCGAGGAAATCGACGTCAAAAAAGACGCCATCGAGGTGCGCGCGCAACTCAAAGTCGCCAGCTCGGAAACCGAAAAGACCCGCTTGGTCAAACGCCTGCGCGTCTTGGACGGTTTTGTCCGTTCCGGCACCCGCCCGGAAAACATGGTTCTGACGGTGTTGCCCGTGATCCCGCCGGACCTCCGTCCCTTGGTGCCCCTGGAAGGCGGCCGTTTCGCCACCTCGGACCTCAACGATTTGTACCGTCGCATCATCAACCGGAACAACCGGTTGAAGCACATCGAGGGCCTGCGCGCCCCCGAGGTGATGGTGCACAACGAAAAACGCCTCCTCCAAGAGGCCGTGGACGCGCTGTTGGAAAACGGCGTGCACGGCAAAGTGGTGGTGGGCGCCGGCAACCGACCTTTGAAGTCCCTGTCCGACATCCTGAAAGGGAAACAGGGCCGTTTCCGCCAAAACCTCCTCGGCAAACGCGTCGATTACTCGGGCCGCTCCGTCATTGTCGTCGGCCCCAACCTCAAACTGCATCAATGCGGGTTGCCGAAGGAAATGGCGCTTGAACTGTTCAAGCCCTTCATCATCCACGAATTGATGAAACGGGAGAATTGCACCCTGCGGGCCGCCAAACGCATGTTGGAACGCGTGAAGCCCGAAGTGTGGGATATTTTGGAGCAGGTCACGAAGAACCACCCCGTGTTGCTCAACCGCGCCCCCACCCTTCACCGCCTGGGGATCCAGGCTTTTGAGCCGGTCTTGATCGAAGGCAAAGCCATTCAGCTGCACCCCCTGACCTGCGCGGCCTTCAACGCCGACTTCGACGGGGACCAGATGGCCGTGCACGTGCCCCTCTCGTTGGAAGCGCAGCTCGAAGCGCGCCTCCTCATGATGGCCACGAACAACATTTTGTCGCCCGCCTCGGGCAAACCGATCGCCGTGCCCGCCCAGGACATGGTGTTGGGTTGCGCCTACCTCACGAAAGAAAAAGTGGGCGTTCCCGGCGAAGGCCAGCTTTTTGGCTCCCGATCGGAAGTCGTCGCGGTGTACCAAACCGGCGCGGTCGACCTGCACGCCCGCATCAAGGTGCGCGGCGTCACGAAGTTTGAGGAAGAGGGCCTGGCGAACAAGGATTTCCACAACGGCGCGAAATGGAAAATTTACACCACCGTCGGCCGCGTCATTTTTAACGAGGTCGTGCCCGAGGAGCTCGGGTTCGTCAACCAAGCGGTCACCAAGAAAGAGTTGGTGGGTCTGGTGGACCGCTGCTACCGCGAGTTGGGCCTGGTGCGCACCGTGCGCTTCCTGGACGAGATCAAGCGTCTCGGCTACCGTTACGCGACCGAAGCCGGCCTGTCCATTTCCATTTCGGACATGCACATCCCCAAACTCAAGGAAGAATTGGTCAAGAAGGCCCGGCACGAAATCAAAGACATTGAAAAACAGTCCAAGGCCGGCGTGATCACGGATTCCGAACGCTACAACAAGATCATCGACCTCTGGACCCACGTCACCGACCAAATCGCCGACGTGATGTTCGATGAGATGAAAAAGACCGAACAGGCCGTTTACAAGGTCGGCGAAGCCAAATTCAATTCGGTTTACATGATGGCCGACTCCGGCGCCCGCGGCAGCCGTCAGCAGATCCGCCAATTGGCCGGGATGCGCGGTCTCATGCAGAAGCCCCAAAAGAAAATCACCGGCGCCGTGGGCGAAATCATCGAGTCGCCGATCATCTCGAACTTCCGCGAAGGCTTGACCGTCTTGGAGTACTTCATCTCGACGCACGGCGGACGCAAAGGCCTGGCCGACACCGCCTTGAAAACCGCCGACGCCGGGTACTTGACGCGCCGCTTGGTCGACGTGGCCCACGACATCACCATCGCGCTCGATGACTGCGGCACCATCAACGGCATCCGCATCGGCACCATCCGTTCGGGCGAAGACATCATCGAACCCCTCGAAGAGCGCCTCGTGGGTCGGGTGCCCCTGGACAGCGTGGTGAACCCCCTCACCGACGAACAAATTGTGAAGGCCGGGGAAATGATCACCGCCGCCAAGGCCAAACAGGTCGCCGCCGCGGGCATCGACCGCATCCGCATCCGCTCGGTGCTGACCTGTGAAGCGGTCTACGGGGTGTGCGGCAAATGTTACGGCCTGAACCTGGCCACCGGCCGACCCGTCGAAGTGGGCGAAGCCGTGGGTGTCATCGCCGCCCAGTCCATCGGCGAACCCGGCACCCAGCTGACGCTCCGCACCTTCCACATCGGCGGCACGGCCAGCCGCGTCATTCAACGCTCCCAGATCGCCGCCGAAAAGGGCGGAACGGTCAAATTCCAAAACCTGCGCACCATCAAAAACCGCGAAGGTCTTTTGGTTTCCGTCGCGCGAAACGGCGTGCTGGCCCTTCGCGAACCCGGCGGGGCCGAAAAAGAACACTACGACATTCCCTTCGGCGCGCGTCTGCGCGTGGCGGAAGGCAAGAAAGTCGAGTCCGGGGAGATCATGGCGGAGTGGGATCCCTACTCCTTGCCGATCGTCACCGAACACGAAGGCACCGTGAAATTGCAGGACGTCATCGACGGCATCACGATGCACGAAGAGAAAAACCGCATCACCGGCCTTATTGAACGCGTCATCATCGAGCACCGCGCGGAGCAACTTCATCCGCAGGTCGTCATCATGGACGGCGGGAAAAAGAAAGCCAGCTACCCCTTGCCGGTGGACACCAACATCGTCGTTCACGACGGAGACAAGGTGGAGCCCGGGGACGTGCTCGCGAAGATCCCGCAGGAAGTCTCCAAGACGAAAGACATCACCGGCGGCCTTCCCCGCGTGGCGGAACTCTTCGAGGCGCGCAAGCCGCGCAACTCCGCGGTGATCTCGGAGATCGACGGCGTGGTGAAGCTCGGTCAAACGGCCCGCGGCACCATGAAAGTGACGGTCACCAACGAAGAAACGAGCCTGGCGCGGGACTACAACATCCCCCAGGGCAAGCACTTGGTGGTCTACGAAGGCGACCGCGTGGGCGTGGGCGAGCCCCTCACCGACGGGGCCGTCAACCCGCACGACATCCTGCGCGTGCGCGGCGCCAAGGAAGTTCAGGAATTTTTGGTCAACGAGATCCAGGAAGTCTACCGGCTGCAGGGGGTGGGCATGAACGACAAGCACATCGAGGTGATTGTCCGCCAGATGCTGTCGAACGTTCAAATCACCAAATCCGGCGACACGGACTTCCTCCTGGGCGAAGTGGTGTCCAAGACGCGATTCAACGCCGAGAACAAACGCGTGCAGGAAGCCGGCGGCGAACTGGCCGAAGTCCAGCCGGTGCTCCTCGGGATCACAAAGGCTTCCCTCTCATCGGACTCCTTCATCTCGGCGGCCTCCTTCCAGGAGACGACCCGCGTGTTGACCGACGCCGCCTCCAGCGGCCAATCGGACCCCCTGCGGGGCCTCAAAGAGAACGTCATCATCGGACACCTGATTCCGACCGGGTCCGGCCACTACGATCGCCAACGCCAGGCGAAGTTGAAGAGCCTGGCCAAGGCCAGCTAA
- the rpoB gene encoding DNA-directed RNA polymerase subunit beta — MKKTSFARIHPAIDLPPLLEMQTRSYEEFLQKDVSPSERKIQGLQAAFMDVFPIMSTDEVLSLEFMHYTLGEPRYTVDEALSKDANFSAQLRAWLRLVQKQPGGKPKVLTEQEVYFCDLPLMTTPATFIMNGVERVVVSQLHRSPGVIFEEDEEKKISSYGKKLYFARLIPYRGAWVEFEFDLNNAIYVRIDKKRKLPATAVLRAMGIETDAEILSLFYDTETLNLASAAAETVVGRVVAKDVVDTTTGEVVLEANKEITREIFLRLQDKKVRSVDVIASDPQVNDVAIRNTLLKDNLKTRKEAIQAIYRVVRAQEFIVPEQAETYIDNMLFKSIRKYDLTKVGRFKINRKLLPFLEALAERKDFKFEVPNDRRRTLAREDIIATLQYLILLNNEATTHSFGKTTVKVEIDDIDHLGNRRIRSVGELLENQIRASLAQMARLVRERMNVQENAQLTPRTLVNASAVVAAVRRFFGSSQLSQFMDQTNPLAEMTHKRRLSALGPGGLNRKRAGFEVRDVHHTHYGRLCPIETPEGPNIGLITSLACYARINQYGLIESPYRKVEKGRVTDEIEYLTADKEDNYVIAQANAPVDKSGRFSAEVIACRHKGDFPQKAPNEIDYMDISPVQVVSTSAALVPFLEHDDANRALMGSNMQRQAVPLLFPERPFVGTGIESRVARDSGAVNIARRGGLVVSSASDHVAVYSDEGKGGIDLYPLRKYARSNQDTCLNQLPCVTQFETVKKGDVLADGPATQGGELALGRNLFVAFMPWEGYNFEDAILLSERLVRDDVFTSIHISEFQVEARDTKMGAEEITKDIPNVGAESLAHLDDNGIIRVGADVAPGDILVGKVAPKGDQQTTPEERLLKVIFGKKAEDVMDASLRVPPGVTGKILATKIFVRKEKMAKKDENKKIKEIDGKLEESLEILRADRKAQIAHLQDLQDAGKLSKGEAAERKKMFEAMADRRIEEAKKQAARDKENFKMGDELPVTVNRVVKVYIASKRKIQVGDKLAGRHGNKGVVAKILPPEDMPYMPDGTPIDVVLSPLGVPSRMNVGQLLETTLGWAASILGVETVTPVFDGATEEHIQDMMRQAKKKLLEKGWKEEWLPSDDGRIVLRDGRTGEPFANKVTVGYMYILKLAHLVEDKIHARSTGPYSLITRQPLGGKAQFGGQRFGEMEVWAIEGYGAAHTLQEFLTVKSDDVQGRTKMYEAIIRGDVTTEPGVPESFRVLVRELQSLGLNVELTKSGDAADSGAAKKSAAKEAVAKE; from the coding sequence ATGAAAAAAACTTCCTTCGCTCGTATCCATCCCGCCATTGATCTGCCGCCGCTCCTGGAGATGCAGACGCGGTCCTATGAAGAGTTCCTTCAAAAGGACGTGTCGCCCTCCGAGCGCAAGATCCAGGGGTTGCAGGCGGCGTTCATGGACGTGTTCCCGATCATGAGCACGGACGAAGTGTTGTCCCTCGAGTTCATGCATTACACGCTCGGGGAGCCCCGCTACACCGTCGACGAAGCCCTCTCCAAGGACGCCAACTTCTCCGCGCAGCTGCGCGCGTGGTTGCGCCTGGTCCAAAAGCAGCCCGGCGGAAAGCCCAAAGTCTTGACCGAACAGGAAGTGTATTTCTGCGACCTGCCGCTCATGACCACTCCGGCGACGTTCATCATGAACGGCGTCGAGCGCGTGGTGGTGAGCCAGTTGCATCGGTCCCCCGGGGTCATCTTCGAAGAGGACGAAGAGAAAAAGATCTCCTCGTACGGAAAAAAGCTCTATTTCGCGCGCCTGATTCCCTACCGGGGCGCCTGGGTGGAGTTCGAATTCGACCTCAACAACGCGATCTACGTCCGCATCGACAAAAAGCGCAAACTGCCGGCCACGGCGGTCCTGCGCGCCATGGGCATCGAAACGGACGCGGAAATCCTGTCCCTCTTTTATGACACCGAAACCCTGAACCTCGCGAGCGCGGCGGCCGAAACCGTCGTCGGGCGCGTGGTCGCCAAGGACGTGGTGGACACCACCACCGGTGAAGTGGTGCTCGAGGCGAACAAGGAAATCACGCGGGAAATTTTCCTGCGGTTGCAGGACAAAAAAGTCCGCTCGGTGGACGTGATCGCGTCGGACCCGCAGGTCAACGACGTGGCCATCCGCAACACGCTCCTTAAAGACAACCTCAAAACCCGCAAAGAGGCCATTCAAGCCATCTACCGCGTGGTGCGCGCCCAGGAATTCATCGTTCCCGAGCAGGCCGAAACCTACATCGACAACATGCTCTTCAAGTCGATCCGCAAGTATGACTTGACGAAAGTCGGCCGGTTCAAAATCAACCGGAAGCTCTTGCCCTTCCTGGAAGCCCTCGCGGAACGGAAGGATTTCAAATTTGAAGTGCCCAACGACCGCCGCCGCACCCTGGCGCGCGAGGACATCATCGCCACGCTCCAATATCTCATTCTCCTCAACAACGAGGCGACGACCCACTCTTTCGGCAAGACCACCGTCAAGGTGGAGATCGACGACATCGACCATTTGGGCAACCGCCGTATCCGCTCGGTGGGCGAACTGCTCGAAAACCAGATCCGCGCCAGCTTGGCCCAAATGGCCCGCCTCGTGCGCGAGCGCATGAACGTGCAGGAGAACGCGCAGCTCACGCCCCGCACGCTCGTCAACGCCTCGGCCGTCGTGGCCGCGGTGCGCCGCTTCTTTGGTTCCAGCCAACTGTCCCAATTCATGGACCAAACCAACCCGCTGGCGGAAATGACGCACAAGCGCCGCCTGTCGGCCCTGGGCCCGGGCGGATTGAACCGCAAGCGCGCGGGTTTCGAAGTCCGCGACGTGCACCACACCCATTACGGGCGGCTGTGCCCCATCGAAACGCCGGAAGGCCCGAACATCGGTCTGATCACCTCCTTGGCCTGCTACGCGCGCATCAATCAATATGGGCTCATTGAGTCCCCCTACCGCAAGGTGGAAAAGGGCCGCGTGACCGATGAAATCGAATATTTGACGGCGGACAAAGAAGACAATTACGTCATCGCCCAGGCCAACGCCCCGGTCGACAAGAGCGGCCGTTTTTCCGCGGAAGTGATCGCCTGCCGGCACAAGGGCGACTTCCCGCAAAAAGCGCCCAACGAAATCGATTACATGGACATCTCGCCGGTGCAGGTGGTTTCCACCTCCGCCGCCCTGGTGCCCTTCCTCGAGCACGACGACGCCAACCGCGCCCTCATGGGATCGAACATGCAGCGGCAGGCCGTGCCGCTTCTTTTCCCGGAGCGCCCCTTTGTCGGCACCGGCATCGAGAGCCGCGTGGCCCGCGACTCCGGCGCGGTGAACATCGCCCGCCGCGGCGGCCTCGTGGTGTCCTCCGCCAGCGACCACGTCGCCGTCTATTCGGACGAAGGCAAGGGCGGCATCGACCTTTACCCGCTTCGCAAATACGCTCGATCCAACCAGGACACCTGCTTGAACCAGTTGCCCTGCGTGACGCAATTTGAAACCGTCAAGAAGGGCGACGTCTTGGCCGACGGCCCCGCCACCCAAGGCGGCGAGCTGGCCCTGGGACGCAACCTCTTCGTCGCGTTCATGCCCTGGGAAGGCTACAACTTCGAAGACGCGATCCTTTTGTCCGAGCGCCTGGTGCGCGACGACGTCTTCACCTCGATCCACATTTCGGAGTTTCAGGTGGAAGCCCGCGACACCAAAATGGGCGCCGAGGAGATCACGAAAGACATTCCCAACGTGGGCGCGGAATCCCTGGCCCATCTGGACGACAACGGCATCATCCGCGTGGGCGCCGACGTGGCCCCCGGCGACATCCTGGTTGGCAAAGTCGCCCCCAAGGGCGACCAACAGACGACCCCGGAAGAGCGCCTCCTTAAAGTCATCTTCGGCAAAAAAGCCGAGGACGTCATGGACGCCTCCCTGCGCGTGCCGCCGGGCGTGACCGGCAAGATTTTGGCGACCAAGATTTTCGTCCGCAAAGAAAAAATGGCGAAAAAGGACGAAAACAAGAAAATCAAGGAAATCGATGGGAAGCTGGAGGAATCGCTGGAAATCCTCCGCGCCGACCGCAAAGCCCAAATCGCCCACCTCCAGGACCTCCAGGACGCGGGCAAACTGTCCAAAGGCGAAGCCGCCGAACGGAAAAAGATGTTCGAAGCCATGGCCGATCGCCGGATTGAGGAAGCCAAAAAGCAGGCCGCCCGGGACAAAGAAAACTTTAAAATGGGCGATGAATTGCCCGTGACCGTGAACCGCGTGGTCAAGGTGTACATCGCCTCCAAGCGCAAAATCCAAGTCGGCGACAAGCTCGCCGGCCGGCACGGCAACAAGGGCGTCGTGGCGAAAATCCTCCCCCCCGAAGACATGCCCTACATGCCCGACGGGACACCGATCGACGTGGTTCTGTCGCCTCTGGGCGTGCCCTCCCGTATGAACGTGGGCCAGTTGCTCGAAACGACGCTGGGTTGGGCCGCGAGCATCCTCGGCGTGGAAACCGTGACGCCGGTGTTCGACGGCGCCACCGAAGAGCACATTCAGGACATGATGCGCCAGGCGAAAAAGAAACTTTTGGAAAAAGGCTGGAAAGAAGAGTGGCTGCCCAGCGACGATGGCCGCATCGTTCTGCGCGACGGCCGCACCGGGGAACCCTTCGCCAACAAAGTCACCGTGGGTTACATGTACATTCTCAAACTCGCCCACTTGGTGGAAGACAAGATCCACGCGCGCTCGACGGGCCCGTACTCGCTCATCACGCGCCAGCCGCTGGGCGGCAAGGCGCAATTCGGCGGACAGCGCTTCGGCGAAATGGAAGTCTGGGCCATCGAAGGCTACGGCGCGGCGCACACCTTGCAAGAATTTTTGACGGTGAAGTCGGACGACGTGCAGGGCCGCACCAAGATGTACGAAGCGATCATCCGCGGCGACGTGACGACCGAACCCGGCGTGCCCGAAAGCTTCCGCGTGCTGGTGCGGGAATTGCAGTCCCTGGGTTTGAATGTTGAATTGACGAAGTCGGGCGACGCCGCGGACAGCGGCGCCGCCAAGAAGTCCGCGGCCAAAGAAGCCGTGGCGAAGGAGTGA
- the fusA gene encoding elongation factor G encodes MPRQYPLSKVRNIGITAHIDAGKTTTTERVLFYTGRIHKVGEVHEGTTTMDWMEQERERGITITSAATYCRWKDCQINIIDTPGHIDFTAEVNRSLRVLDGAVVLLDGSQGVEPQSETNWRLADQYHVPRLIFANKMDKVGADFYDCVKSVHDKLGVQGVPIQLPIGAEGSFTGVVDLVEMKAYVWPDDQGSDHAVEEIPADLKERAQQYRDQLIEALADHDDDFAAKFLDGKEFSKDEIKRVLRKATISGKFFPMLCGTSFKHKGVQPMLDAVCDYLPSPVDLAAKKGHAPNNETEITREAKDDAPFAALAFKIQSDPHVGKVTYFRVYSGSIKAGSYVFNANTGNRERLGRILRMHANKREEIEEVFAGEIAAGVGLKAVKTGHSLTDEEHPIVLESMKFPEPVISVAIEPKSKADEEKMGVALGRLEDEDPTFRVRTDTETNQTIIAGMGELHLDIIVDRMKREFNVQANVGAPQVAFRETFRKKVESEGKYIKQTGGRGQYGHVWLELEPLPPASGFEFVDKIKGGRVPREYIPAVEKGLRESLESGPLAGYPMVDFRATLFDGSFHEVDSNEMAFKIAASLALKDGVRRAGPVLLEPVMRIDVTTPKDYLGDVMGDLMRRRGKIESQENKGNVTIIHGHVPLKEMFGYATTLRSLSQGRASYSMEPSHYDDAPRNVQEEIVQKYQGAVAAGR; translated from the coding sequence ATGCCCCGACAGTACCCTTTAAGCAAAGTCCGGAACATCGGCATCACCGCGCACATCGACGCGGGGAAGACGACCACGACGGAGCGCGTGCTTTTCTACACCGGCCGGATCCACAAGGTGGGGGAAGTGCACGAAGGCACCACCACGATGGACTGGATGGAGCAAGAGCGCGAACGCGGCATCACCATCACCTCGGCCGCCACCTACTGCCGGTGGAAAGACTGCCAAATCAACATCATCGACACCCCGGGCCACATCGATTTCACCGCGGAAGTGAACCGCTCGCTGCGCGTCTTGGACGGCGCCGTGGTCCTGTTGGACGGCTCCCAGGGCGTCGAGCCCCAGTCGGAAACCAACTGGCGCCTGGCCGACCAGTATCACGTGCCCCGATTGATTTTCGCGAACAAGATGGACAAGGTGGGCGCGGATTTTTACGACTGCGTGAAATCCGTGCACGACAAGCTCGGCGTTCAAGGCGTGCCCATCCAACTGCCCATCGGCGCCGAAGGGTCCTTCACCGGCGTCGTGGACTTGGTGGAAATGAAAGCCTACGTCTGGCCCGACGACCAGGGCTCCGACCACGCCGTGGAGGAGATCCCCGCCGATTTGAAAGAAAGGGCCCAGCAGTACCGGGACCAGTTGATCGAGGCGCTGGCCGACCACGACGACGATTTCGCCGCGAAGTTTTTGGACGGCAAGGAATTTTCAAAGGACGAAATCAAACGCGTCCTGCGCAAGGCGACGATCTCCGGAAAATTTTTCCCGATGCTCTGCGGCACCTCCTTCAAGCACAAGGGCGTGCAACCGATGTTGGACGCCGTTTGCGATTACCTGCCCTCGCCGGTGGATCTGGCGGCCAAAAAAGGCCACGCGCCCAACAACGAGACCGAAATCACGCGCGAGGCCAAAGACGACGCGCCCTTCGCCGCCCTGGCCTTCAAGATCCAGAGCGACCCGCACGTCGGCAAGGTGACCTATTTCCGCGTCTACTCCGGCAGCATCAAGGCCGGGTCCTACGTGTTCAACGCCAACACGGGGAACCGCGAGCGCCTCGGGCGCATCCTGCGCATGCACGCCAACAAGCGCGAAGAGATTGAAGAAGTGTTCGCGGGCGAAATCGCCGCGGGCGTGGGCCTCAAAGCCGTGAAGACCGGCCACAGCCTCACGGACGAAGAGCACCCGATCGTTTTGGAATCCATGAAATTCCCGGAGCCCGTCATTTCCGTGGCCATCGAGCCCAAATCGAAGGCCGACGAAGAAAAGATGGGCGTCGCCCTGGGTCGCCTGGAAGACGAAGACCCGACGTTTCGGGTCCGCACCGACACCGAGACGAACCAAACCATCATCGCCGGCATGGGCGAGCTGCACCTGGACATCATCGTCGACCGCATGAAACGCGAATTCAACGTGCAGGCCAACGTGGGCGCGCCCCAGGTGGCCTTCCGCGAAACGTTCCGCAAAAAAGTGGAGTCCGAAGGCAAGTACATCAAGCAGACGGGCGGCCGCGGCCAATACGGGCACGTGTGGCTCGAGCTGGAACCCCTGCCGCCGGCGTCCGGTTTCGAATTTGTGGACAAGATCAAGGGCGGACGCGTGCCGCGCGAGTACATCCCCGCGGTGGAAAAAGGGCTGCGCGAATCCCTCGAGTCCGGCCCCTTGGCCGGCTACCCCATGGTGGACTTCCGCGCGACGCTGTTCGACGGGAGCTTCCACGAGGTGGACTCGAACGAAATGGCTTTTAAGATCGCGGCGTCCCTGGCGCTCAAGGATGGGGTGCGGCGCGCCGGTCCGGTTCTCTTGGAGCCGGTCATGCGCATCGACGTGACGACGCCCAAGGATTATCTCGGCGACGTGATGGGCGACCTCATGCGTCGCCGCGGCAAAATCGAAAGCCAGGAAAACAAAGGCAATGTGACCATCATCCACGGCCACGTGCCCTT